Proteins from one Homalodisca vitripennis isolate AUS2020 chromosome 3, UT_GWSS_2.1, whole genome shotgun sequence genomic window:
- the LOC124358285 gene encoding uncharacterized protein LOC124358285, which produces MGFCIHLNHICNRANKMLGFITRFSGGISSPAALCSLYSSFVRQLVEYASPVWSPYTNGAKMRLEDLQRRFVRLVGVRLGFNYMEVPVRALSCELNLPSLALRRDVADVVLLLKITNGLIQCPDLLAEIDFRVPTNTRSRDLLSHRYHLTNFDFNSPLARLVRLGNLVAAECDPFFDGIPQIRSRAFRILSISDT; this is translated from the coding sequence atGGGGTTTTGTATACACTTGAACCACATCTGCAATCGAGCCAACAAAATGTTGGGTTTTATTACAAGGTTCTCCGGAGGCATCAGTAGTCCTGCTGCGCTTTGTTCCCTGTACTCTTCTTTTGTGAggcagcttgtggaatatgccaGTCCTGTGTGGTCCCCTTACACAAACGGTGCTAAGATGAGACTGGAGGATCTTCAGCGCCGCTTCGTTCGCTTGGTTGGTGTCCGGCTTGGCTTCAACTACATGGAGGTTCCGGTTCGGGCTTTGTCCTGTGAGCTGAATCTTCCTTCCCTTGCTCTTCGTCGTGATGtcgctgatgttgtccttcttcTGAAGATAACCAACGGACTAATACAGTGCCCTGACCTTCTAGCTGAGATCGACTTTAGGGTTCCAACGAACACCAGATCTCGTGATCTCCTGAGTCATAGATATCACCTCACGAACTTTGACTTCAACAGTCCCCTAGCAAGACTTGTCCGCCTGGGGAATCTAGTGGCCGCGGAGTGTGATCCCTTCTTCGATGGAATCCCTCAAATCCGAAGTCGGGCCTTCAGAATTCTAAGCATCAGTGATACTTAA